The window CACTCTCGCGAGAAACAGCCGGCCTCAGCTCGGCGTCGCCCGCACACACACCGTCACATACGGCAGTGCGAGCCCACTGCTGTTGGCCAGCGCCGGATGCGTGGTCAACAGCTCCCGCACCCGGTCGAGCGTGCGCGCACGCACGCGTTCCGGCGAGGTGATGCAGTACGAGCGCGAGGCGACCAGATCGATCAATGCCTGCGGCGTCAGGTAACTCGTCCACTCGACCTGATGGCGCTCGACGCCGGTGAACGGTGCGGGCAGCTCCACCGACTGGCTCCAGGGGTCGCCCTCGTGGCCGATGATGTCGCCGAGGTCCTTGACCCAGCCCAGCCGTTCGTCCCGGTTGTTCCACACCAGGCCGAGACTGCCGCCGGGTCGCAGCACCCTCGCTATCTCCTTGACCGCCCGGGTCTCGTCGAACCAGTGCCACGCCTGGGCGACCAGCACCGCGTCGACGCTGTCGTCGGGCAGCGGGATCTCCTCGGCTGTGCCCAGCAGCGCCGGGGTGTCGGGCAGCGAGGTGCGCAGCAGGTCCAGCATCTCGGGGATCGGGTCGACCGCGACGACGTCGAGGCCACGCTCGACGAGCCGGGTGGTCAGCTTGCCGGTACCCGCCCCGAGATCGAGGACCTCCAGTCGGCGTGAGCCTGAATCGGCGAGCAGCCAGTCGATCGCCTCCGGCGGGTAGGACGGCCGGCCGCGCTCGTAGGCGGCCGCCTCCGCACCGAACGACAGTGAGCGGCGGTCGGATTCGGCGGTCACCGCGCGCTCATTTGCCCGCGAGGTCGAGCGTGCGCCTGATCAGCTTGCCGACTGCGTCGGTCTCGACGAGGAATCCGTCGTGCCCGTAGGCGGATTCGACGACGTCGAGCGCATCGCAGCCGGGCAGCAGCTCGGCCAGCTCCGCCTGCAGACGCAACGGATACAACCGGTCGGAGGTGATCCCGCCGACGACGGTCGGCACCGGGCAACCGGCGAGTGCGGCCGCGATGCCGCCGCGTCCGCGTCCCACGTCATGGCTCGACAGCGCGTCGGTGAGCAGGACGTAGGTGCCGGCGTCGAAGCGTGCCAACAGCTTTCGACCCTGATACTCCAGGTAGCTCTGCACCGCGTACCGGCCGCCGGTGGTCGGGTCTTCGCCGGTCTGGGCGTCGTTGCCGAAGCGGTCGTCGAGCTCGGCCTCGCCGCGGTAGGTCAGATGCGCGAAGCGCCGGGCGATTTCGAGTCCGGCATCGGGGGAGCGGCCGGTGTCGTGGTAGTCGCCGCCGGCCCAGTTCGGATCCGCCTTGATCGCCGCCACCTGGGTGCTCTGCGTGCCGATCTGGTCCGCGGTCGCCCGCGCCCCCACGGCGAGGACCAGTGCGGAACGCACGCTGTCGGGATAGGTCACCGCCCACTCCAGCGCCCGCGCGCCACCCATCGAACCGCCGATCACCGCCGCCACCTCGGTGATGCCGAGGCGGGCGAGCGCGGCCACGTCGGCGGCCACCTGATCGCGCACCGTGATCACGGGAAACCGTGAGCCCCAAGCCTTTCCGTCCGGCGCGGTGGAGCTGGGCCCGATCGAGCCGCGGCAGCCGCCAAGGACGTTGGTCGAGATCGCGCACCACGTGTCGGTGTCGATCGGTGCGCCCGGGCCCGCGACGCCGTCCCACCAGCCCGGCGTCGGGTGATCGGGCCCGGCGGGGCCGGTGATGTGGGAATCGCCGGTCAGCGCGTGCAGCACCATCACGACGTTGTCCCGGTCGGGCGACAGTTCGCCCCAGCGCTGCACCGCGATGAAGGCGTCCTCGATCACCTCGCCGCTCTCCAGGGTGAGCGTGCCGATGTCGACGATGCCGATCTCACCCTCGGGGGGCAGCGCGACGCGTTCGGAGAGGATGTCCACGATTGTCACGTCACAACCCTCAGAACGACGCTACGGCGTTCGGATCGGTGGCCGCGGCAGAGGGTTTCGCGGCGGCGAAACCCAACTCGAGGTCGGCGAGGATGTCGTCGATGCCCTCGATCCCGACCGCCAGGCGGACCAGCCCCGGTGTCACGCCGGAGGCGAGCTGCTCCTCGGGTGAGAGCTGCTGATGGGTCGTGGACGCGGGATGGATCACCAGCGAGCGCACATCGCCGATGTTGGCGACATGGCTGTGCAGCGAGAGCGCGTTGACGAACGCCTTGCCCGCGTCGATCCCACCGCTCAGCTCGAACGCGAGCACCGCACCGGTTCCCTTGGGCGCCAGCTTCTTTCCGAGGCCATACCACGGTGAGGACGGCAGCCCGGCGTAGTTCACCGACACCACGTCGGGATGGGCTTCCAGGAACTCGGCGACGCGCTGTGCGTTCTGCACGTGCCGCTCGATGCGCAGGCTCAGCGTCTCCAGACCCTGGGCGATGAGGAACGCGTTGAACGGCGCGGCGGCGCTGCCCAGATCACGCAGCAGCTGCACGCGAGCCTTCAGCGCATAGGCCGGCGGGCCCAGTTCGGCGAACACGACGCCGTGGTAGCTCGGGTCGGGCTCGGTGAAGCCGGGGAACCGGCCACTGGCGGTCCAGTCGAAGGTGCCTCCGTCGACGATCACCCCGGCGATCGCGGTGCCGTGGCCGCCGAGGTACTTGGTCGCCGAGTGCACGACGATGTCGGCGCCGTGGCTCAGCGGCTGGATCAGGTACGGGGTGGCGATGGTGTTGTCGACGATCAGTGGCACGCCGATGTCGTGTGCGACGCCCGAGACACCGGGAATGTCGAGCACATCGATCTTCGGGTTCGAGATCGTCTCGGCGAAGAACGCCTTGGTGTTCGGTCGCGACGCCGCGCGCCAGGACTCCAGGTCGTCGGGGTCCTCGACGAACGACACCTCGATGCCCAGCTTGGGCAGCGTGTAGTGAAACAGGTTGTAGGTGCCGCCGTAGAGGCGCGGGGACGACACGATGTGGTCTCCGGCGCCGGCGATGTTCAGGATCGCTAACGTCTCGGCGGCCTGGCCCGAGGACAGGAACAGCGCCGCGACACCACCTTCGAGCGCGGCGATGCGCTGCTCGACCACGTCCTGGGTCGGATTCATGATCCGGGTGTAGATGTTGCCCGGCTCGGCCAGCCCGAACAGGGCCGCGGCGTGGTCGGTGCTGTCGAAGGTGTAGCTGGTGGTCTGGTAGATCGGCAGGGCCCGGGCGTTCGTCGCGCTGTCGGGGGTCTGGCCGGCGTGCACCTGCTTGGTCTCAAAAGCCCAACCAGCAGTCAGATCGGGGTCGGTCATCGAAAGTCCTCCGTGAAACAGGGGGCCCGTTTCATCAGCGGACCCGCGCTTGCCTTATAGCCGTGTTCGGCTACTCAACCTGGTCGTCTCCCGGGGCACCCCACCGCGGTTGGAGGGTTGCCGGCCAGCAAGCCGGGGCTTGTCGCTGGCGCTCATGACCGAGACGAACTCTATCTCACCCGCGTCGGGAACTGCCACCGGCGGCTGAGGCGACGCGCTGACCTCAGCCGATGGCTTTGCCGGACGGGGCCGAGTGGTCGTCGACGAAATCGGCGATCAACTCGGTGACCGCACCCGGGGCTTCGAGCATCGGGATGTGGCCGACGCCGTCGAGCCGGACCACCCGGGCCTCGTCGGGAAGGTGGGTGAGGAAGTAGCGATTGCCGCGCGGGGTCGGGAAGACGCGGTCCTTCTCGCACAGCACCAGCTGGGTCGGGGCGCCCAGCGCCGCGAGTTCCAGCAGGCCGGGCATCCGCAGGGTCTTGACCAGCAGCTGGAGGTAGGCGTGGCAATGGGTGGCGTCCTCGACGAGATCGGCCAGGTCGCGTTGGGAGGGGCCGTCGGCAGGTCCGCTGACGGGAAGGGTGGCGAGACGGCGCGCGCCCGGCACGTTCAGGATCCGCGGACCCAGCAACCGGGCGGCGATCAGCGCGGGTCCGCCCATGATGAACTTCAGCACAGTCTCGTACTTCGACAGCGAGTGGTGGGGCCACCCGCCGGCAGGCGCGATCGCGGTCAGCGTGCGGGCACGTCCGCGGCGTTCCAGCTCGAAGGCGACCCAGCCGCCCAGGGAGTTGCCGACGATGTGGGCGGTATCCCATCCGAGCTGGTCCATGCGGTGCTCGATGTCATCGACGAGCACTTCGGTGTGCAGCAGCCAGGTGGGCGATTTCGGGCCGCCGTGGTGCCCGACCATCGTCGGCGCGAACACCTCGAAGCGTTCGGTGTCGGCGAGCTGATCGGCCACTGTGCGCCACACGTTCTGCGAACACAGGAACGGGTGCAGCAAAACAATCGGTTCCCCGGTCCCGCGATGGATCGGCTCTCGTGGTGCCATGGGCCGACGATATGGCGATACCGGCGGTACCGCAAGAAGCCCGTGTCCGGATTCGGTTAGGGTCTGCGACCGTGACGCGTCCCGTAACGGTAAGCACGATCAACGTCAACGGCATCCGCGCCGCGATCAAGCAGCGATCACCGGAGAACCTCGGCATGCTGCCGTGGTTCAAGGAGACGGCCGCGGATGTGGTGTGTCTGCAGGAGACCCGCGCCGACGACGCGCAGCTCGCCGAGGCGCTGGCCCCGGTGCTGGCCGACGGCTGGCATCTGGCGTCTGCGGAGCCGTCGATGAAGGGCCGCAACGGGGTGGCGGTGCTGTCACGCGAACCCATCGACGAGTTCCGGATCGGGTGCGGCGCCGAGGAATTCGCCACCCACGGCCGATATCTGGAGGCCGACACCGCCGGCGTCACGGTGGCCAGCGTGTACTTCCCGACCGGCGAGGCCGAGACGGATCGCCAGCGTGAGAAGGAGCGGTTCATGGCCGCGGTCGCGGCGCGGATGGCGGCGTTGCTGCAGCGTTCGGTCGTCGACGGGCACGAGTCGGTGCTGTGCGGCGACTGGAACATCGCCCACACCGAGAACGACATCAAGAACTGGAAGGGCAACGTCAAGAAGGCGGGTTTCCTGCCGCAGGAACGGCAGTGGCTCACCGAGGTGCTCGGCACCGGGTGGGTGGATGTGGTCCGGCAGGCCCATCCCGACGTCGCGGGGCCGTACGCGTGGTGGTCCTGGCGCGGCAAGGCGTTCGACAACGACGCGGGATGGCGGATCGACTATCACCTCGCCACGCCGGGCCTGGCCGCGCGCGCCACCTCGGTGCTCACCGAACGGCCCGCCGCCTACGCGCTGCGCTGGTCGGACCAC is drawn from Mycolicibacterium gilvum and contains these coding sequences:
- a CDS encoding class I SAM-dependent methyltransferase produces the protein MTAESDRRSLSFGAEAAAYERGRPSYPPEAIDWLLADSGSRRLEVLDLGAGTGKLTTRLVERGLDVVAVDPIPEMLDLLRTSLPDTPALLGTAEEIPLPDDSVDAVLVAQAWHWFDETRAVKEIARVLRPGGSLGLVWNNRDERLGWVKDLGDIIGHEGDPWSQSVELPAPFTGVERHQVEWTSYLTPQALIDLVASRSYCITSPERVRARTLDRVRELLTTHPALANSSGLALPYVTVCVRATPS
- a CDS encoding bifunctional o-acetylhomoserine/o-acetylserine sulfhydrylase, producing MTDPDLTAGWAFETKQVHAGQTPDSATNARALPIYQTTSYTFDSTDHAAALFGLAEPGNIYTRIMNPTQDVVEQRIAALEGGVAALFLSSGQAAETLAILNIAGAGDHIVSSPRLYGGTYNLFHYTLPKLGIEVSFVEDPDDLESWRAASRPNTKAFFAETISNPKIDVLDIPGVSGVAHDIGVPLIVDNTIATPYLIQPLSHGADIVVHSATKYLGGHGTAIAGVIVDGGTFDWTASGRFPGFTEPDPSYHGVVFAELGPPAYALKARVQLLRDLGSAAAPFNAFLIAQGLETLSLRIERHVQNAQRVAEFLEAHPDVVSVNYAGLPSSPWYGLGKKLAPKGTGAVLAFELSGGIDAGKAFVNALSLHSHVANIGDVRSLVIHPASTTHQQLSPEEQLASGVTPGLVRLAVGIEGIDDILADLELGFAAAKPSAAATDPNAVASF
- the metX gene encoding homoserine O-acetyltransferase MetX, whose translation is MTIVDILSERVALPPEGEIGIVDIGTLTLESGEVIEDAFIAVQRWGELSPDRDNVVMVLHALTGDSHITGPAGPDHPTPGWWDGVAGPGAPIDTDTWCAISTNVLGGCRGSIGPSSTAPDGKAWGSRFPVITVRDQVAADVAALARLGITEVAAVIGGSMGGARALEWAVTYPDSVRSALVLAVGARATADQIGTQSTQVAAIKADPNWAGGDYHDTGRSPDAGLEIARRFAHLTYRGEAELDDRFGNDAQTGEDPTTGGRYAVQSYLEYQGRKLLARFDAGTYVLLTDALSSHDVGRGRGGIAAALAGCPVPTVVGGITSDRLYPLRLQAELAELLPGCDALDVVESAYGHDGFLVETDAVGKLIRRTLDLAGK
- a CDS encoding alpha/beta fold hydrolase — translated: MAPREPIHRGTGEPIVLLHPFLCSQNVWRTVADQLADTERFEVFAPTMVGHHGGPKSPTWLLHTEVLVDDIEHRMDQLGWDTAHIVGNSLGGWVAFELERRGRARTLTAIAPAGGWPHHSLSKYETVLKFIMGGPALIAARLLGPRILNVPGARRLATLPVSGPADGPSQRDLADLVEDATHCHAYLQLLVKTLRMPGLLELAALGAPTQLVLCEKDRVFPTPRGNRYFLTHLPDEARVVRLDGVGHIPMLEAPGAVTELIADFVDDHSAPSGKAIG
- a CDS encoding exodeoxyribonuclease III, which translates into the protein MTRPVTVSTINVNGIRAAIKQRSPENLGMLPWFKETAADVVCLQETRADDAQLAEALAPVLADGWHLASAEPSMKGRNGVAVLSREPIDEFRIGCGAEEFATHGRYLEADTAGVTVASVYFPTGEAETDRQREKERFMAAVAARMAALLQRSVVDGHESVLCGDWNIAHTENDIKNWKGNVKKAGFLPQERQWLTEVLGTGWVDVVRQAHPDVAGPYAWWSWRGKAFDNDAGWRIDYHLATPGLAARATSVLTERPAAYALRWSDHCPVTVHYA